TCTTTAATACCGACGCAAGAGATAGCATCAAAAAAGGTGTTGATGTACTTGCTGACGCAGTTAAAGTAACCCTAGGACCAAAAGGAAGGAATGTAATTCTTGACAAGAAATTTGGTGCACCTAACGTAACGAAAGATGGTGTTTCTGTAGCAAAAGAAATTGAGCTGAAAGAGCCAATCGAGAATATGGGCGCTCAGCTTGTAAAGGAAGTAGCTTCGAAAACTGCTGATGATGCAGGAGACGGAACTACTACTGCTACAGTTTTGACTCAGGCCATTTTTGGTCACGGAATTAAAAACGTAGCTGCAGGTGCAAACCCAATGGACTTAAAAAGAGGTATTGACAAGGCTGTTACAGCTGTTGTTGAGAACCTTAAAAAGCAGTCTAAAAACATCAAAACAAACGATGAAATCTCTCAAGTAGCATCAGTTTCCGCAAATAATGATTCGGAAATCGGTACTATGATTGCCAATGCGATGGAGAAAGTTGGAAAAGATGGCGTAATCACTGTTGAAGAAGCAAAAGGAACTGAAACTGAAGTGAAGACTGTAGAAGGTATGCAGTTTGACAGAGGGTACCTTTCTCCTTACTTTGTAACCAACACGGACAAGATGGAAGCTGAGTTGGAAAGCCCTTACATCTTGATTTACGATAAGAAGGTTTCTAACATGAAAGAACTTCTTCCTATTCTTGAAGCAACAGCTCAAACTGGCAAGCCATTGTTGATTATTGCTGAGGATGTAGAAGGAGAAGCTCTTGCAACTCTTGTAGTAAACAAAATCAGAGGTTCTCTAAAAATTGCAGCGGTAAAAGCTCCAGGATTTGGTGATAGAAGAAAAGCAATGCTTGAAGATATTGCTATTCTTACCGGAGGTACTGTGATTTCTGAAGAAAGAGGTTACAAACTAGAGAGTGCAACTATAGATTACCTAGGTACAGCTGATAAAATCAACATCGATAAAGACAACACAACGATTGTTAACGGTGCTGGGAAAAAAGCTGATATCACTGCAAGAGTGAATCAAATCAAACAGCAAGTAGAGAACACTACTTCTGATTATGATAAAGAAAAACTTCAGGAACGACTTGCTAAGCTTTCTGGTGGAGTAGCTATCCTTTATATAGGAGCTGCTACTGAAGTAGAGATGAAGGAGAAAAAGGACAGAGTGGATGATGCACTTCACGCGACCAGAGCTGCTGTACAAGAAGGAATCGTAGCTGGTGGAGGAGTAGCCCTTATCAGAGCAATGAGTTCTTTAGATAAGTTGGAGCTTGAAAACGAAGATCAAAACACAGGTGTGACAATCATTAGAAATGCTATCCAAGCACCTCTAAGAACGATTGTAGAAAATGCTGGTGGTGAAGCTTCCGTTGTGGTAAATGAAGTATTAGCTGGAAAGGCTGATTATGGATTCAACGCTGCGAATGGCGAATATGTAAACATGTTCAAAGCAGGTATCATAGATCCTACAAAAGTGACAAGACTAGCTCTTGAAAATGCTGCTTCTATTG
The sequence above is drawn from the Marinobacter alexandrii genome and encodes:
- the groL gene encoding chaperonin GroEL (60 kDa chaperone family; promotes refolding of misfolded polypeptides especially under stressful conditions; forms two stacked rings of heptamers to form a barrel-shaped 14mer; ends can be capped by GroES; misfolded proteins enter the barrel where they are refolded when GroES binds) is translated as MMAKDIFFNTDARDSIKKGVDVLADAVKVTLGPKGRNVILDKKFGAPNVTKDGVSVAKEIELKEPIENMGAQLVKEVASKTADDAGDGTTTATVLTQAIFGHGIKNVAAGANPMDLKRGIDKAVTAVVENLKKQSKNIKTNDEISQVASVSANNDSEIGTMIANAMEKVGKDGVITVEEAKGTETEVKTVEGMQFDRGYLSPYFVTNTDKMEAELESPYILIYDKKVSNMKELLPILEATAQTGKPLLIIAEDVEGEALATLVVNKIRGSLKIAAVKAPGFGDRRKAMLEDIAILTGGTVISEERGYKLESATIDYLGTADKINIDKDNTTIVNGAGKKADITARVNQIKQQVENTTSDYDKEKLQERLAKLSGGVAILYIGAATEVEMKEKKDRVDDALHATRAAVQEGIVAGGGVALIRAMSSLDKLELENEDQNTGVTIIRNAIQAPLRTIVENAGGEASVVVNEVLAGKADYGFNAANGEYVNMFKAGIIDPTKVTRLALENAASIASLLLTTECVVAEEPEKEGAAPMPPMPGGGMGGMM